In Candidatus Cohnella colombiensis, one DNA window encodes the following:
- a CDS encoding acyl-CoA thioesterase, translating to MNENVRPSSRSRTVMTEFVFPTDINSHGTMFGGTLMKYIDKISAIAATRHAGKPAVTASTDSMDFLSPIRMGEAVELEAIVTWTHRSSMEVYVKVYAENLLTGDRRVTVTAFSTFVAVDANGTPVPVPAVEPETEEEKKLFESAPERYEMRKKRRKQRFGSTN from the coding sequence ATGAATGAGAATGTTAGACCGAGTAGCCGTTCGCGTACGGTGATGACTGAGTTTGTTTTCCCAACAGACATTAATTCACATGGCACGATGTTCGGGGGCACATTGATGAAGTATATCGACAAAATATCAGCAATCGCAGCGACCCGTCATGCAGGAAAGCCTGCTGTAACTGCTTCAACGGACAGTATGGACTTCCTATCGCCAATTCGTATGGGTGAAGCTGTTGAGCTTGAAGCAATCGTTACTTGGACACACCGAAGCTCGATGGAGGTTTACGTAAAAGTATATGCTGAAAATTTACTAACTGGGGATAGAAGAGTTACCGTGACGGCTTTCTCTACTTTCGTTGCTGTTGATGCGAATGGCACTCCTGTTCCAGTACCAGCGGTGGAGCCGGAAACAGAAGAGGAGAAGAAGCTGTTCGAAAGTGCGCCAGAGCGGTATGAAATGCGGAAGAAACGGCGTAAACAGCGGTTTGGATCGACCAATTAA
- a CDS encoding glycosyltransferase — MKWLISVIVPVFNAAQFIHACIESVLKQSEDNFELLIVNDGSTDNSEEIILSFSDTRIRYVKQHNQGVAKTRNRAIDMAKGNFIVFQDADDLSVPSRFEILKRHFITESIGLVHSDVLLIDMDNRPVGYYSNRNLEKTRAMRYFFKIGTPICGGSVMVRREVFRDVRYDPSLKIGEDNDVLSKITQVWDSIHVPEPLYLYRRHSFNSARETRYDEVFAHVQKFLDEYSLQELIPELHWGDGELRNNEARALGIISLFLQRRGMYLHVENWRKTAEDRSIEDDTKHFIEGITYMIQRDFSQALSAFQLCKTHDHIIENYKGECFALMGDTLQAIHCFLIALEIYPAYVEPIDNLKGLGGILNFNIGDITWQKFR; from the coding sequence GTGAAGTGGCTGATTAGTGTAATTGTACCTGTCTTTAATGCCGCACAATTCATACATGCTTGTATCGAAAGCGTGTTGAAGCAATCCGAAGACAATTTTGAGCTACTCATCGTTAATGACGGGTCAACAGACAATAGCGAAGAAATTATTTTATCTTTTTCCGACACAAGGATCAGATATGTGAAGCAACATAATCAAGGGGTTGCTAAGACTAGAAATCGAGCCATAGACATGGCCAAAGGTAATTTTATTGTGTTTCAAGATGCGGATGATTTATCTGTTCCGTCTCGTTTTGAAATTTTAAAGCGTCACTTTATTACTGAATCGATAGGTCTTGTTCATTCAGATGTTTTACTGATCGATATGGATAATAGACCTGTCGGATATTACAGTAACCGTAATTTAGAGAAAACGCGTGCAATGCGTTATTTTTTTAAAATAGGAACTCCCATATGCGGGGGAAGTGTAATGGTCCGTCGTGAAGTATTTCGAGATGTACGTTATGATCCGTCGCTGAAGATTGGAGAGGACAATGATGTTCTTTCAAAGATTACACAGGTTTGGGATTCCATACACGTACCCGAACCTTTGTATTTATATCGAAGGCATAGTTTCAATTCAGCAAGAGAAACACGTTACGATGAGGTATTTGCACACGTTCAAAAGTTTTTGGACGAATATTCTCTACAGGAATTGATCCCAGAATTGCACTGGGGTGACGGAGAGCTTAGAAATAATGAAGCGCGCGCACTAGGGATCATCTCTCTGTTTCTTCAACGTCGGGGAATGTACTTGCATGTGGAGAACTGGAGAAAAACTGCGGAAGACCGATCAATAGAGGATGACACAAAGCATTTCATCGAAGGTATAACTTATATGATCCAAAGAGACTTCAGCCAAGCTCTTAGTGCATTTCAGTTATGTAAAACTCACGATCATATCATTGAGAATTATAAAGGTGAGTGCTTTGCATTAATGGGAGATACACTTCAAGCCATCCATTGTTTTTTGATTGCATTAGAAATATATCCCGCCTATGTAGAACCCATCGATAATCTTAAAGGCTTAGGCGGAATATTAAATTTCAACATAGGCGATATTACGTGGCAGAAATTTAGATAA
- a CDS encoding glycosyltransferase has translation MIVKDEERFLEGCLNSIKDVVDEIIIVDTGSVDQTKAIARKFGAYIYEFNWEDDFAAARNYGLEQATGDWILWLDADEQLDALDRYKLRDILYMDDLDLVSLHLINYYGTEVNLDESFHIAHTRLFRNHKGIQFENKIHEALNIRDPLPIPMAPIKLYHYGYMNDVAESKNKLERNLRLLENEMKQGSQNPWIPYHIATEYFRDQQYERSFEYVNKAIIQFILQGSTPPSMLYKLKYSVLLGLGSIDGAWPGIQKAVELYPDYVDLHYYKGLILYAKERYAEALESFNYCLELGETNLKHLILKGAGSFQAWYQKGRCQQKLGMLEDAATSYERAASMSLSYKDPVKALQSLRGGGEVAD, from the coding sequence ATGATTGTGAAGGACGAGGAGCGATTTCTTGAGGGTTGCTTGAATAGTATTAAAGATGTTGTCGATGAAATCATTATTGTGGATACGGGATCTGTTGATCAAACCAAGGCTATCGCTCGCAAATTTGGGGCCTATATATACGAGTTCAATTGGGAGGATGACTTTGCCGCAGCTAGAAACTACGGCTTGGAACAGGCGACAGGAGACTGGATCCTCTGGCTGGATGCGGATGAACAATTGGATGCGCTAGATCGGTATAAGCTACGGGATATTTTATACATGGATGATCTAGACTTGGTATCTCTTCACTTGATTAACTATTATGGAACTGAAGTCAACCTAGACGAAAGCTTTCATATTGCTCATACGAGATTGTTTAGAAATCATAAAGGGATTCAATTCGAAAATAAAATTCATGAAGCCTTAAACATCCGCGACCCTCTCCCCATCCCCATGGCCCCTATAAAACTTTATCACTACGGATATATGAATGATGTAGCTGAGTCCAAAAACAAGCTGGAACGAAATCTGAGGCTTCTGGAAAACGAAATGAAACAAGGAAGCCAAAATCCTTGGATACCTTACCATATCGCAACCGAATATTTTAGAGATCAGCAATACGAACGTTCATTTGAATACGTTAATAAAGCGATCATTCAATTTATTTTGCAAGGATCTACTCCCCCTTCCATGCTCTATAAATTAAAATATTCCGTATTGCTTGGTCTGGGAAGTATAGATGGCGCTTGGCCAGGTATTCAAAAAGCCGTAGAGCTTTATCCTGATTATGTGGATCTTCACTATTACAAAGGACTCATCCTTTATGCGAAAGAGAGATATGCCGAAGCTCTTGAATCATTTAACTATTGTTTAGAATTGGGCGAAACAAATCTGAAACATCTCATATTAAAAGGTGCTGGCAGCTTTCAAGCTTGGTATCAGAAGGGAAGATGCCAACAAAAGCTAGGAATGTTGGAAGATGCGGCTACATCCTATGAAAGGGCTGCAAGCATGTCCCTCTCTTATAAGGATCCTGTTAAGGCGCTCCAATCTTTAAGAGGTGGGGGTGAAGTGGCTGATTAG
- a CDS encoding glycosyltransferase family 2 protein, with product MITISLCMIVKNEEETLERCLTSVQSIADEIVIVDTGSTDRTKEIAARFTDKIVDFEWIDDFGAARNYAFSQAEKEYILWLDADDIFEEKDRAKLIELKKTLDPSIDTVMMPYHLTFDQLGNPAFSMRRNRLVRRDRGFVWIGAVHEYLEVSGKSLFSDVAVTHKKDRVYTDRNLRIYQKRSQSGETFSTRDLYYYANELYDHTYIEEAILIYEKFWNTNLGWVEDRIASCLKLADCYSRMGERENQLSVLFRSFALDNPRAEICCRLGAFFMDCKRWKQAKYWYLAAATLGEPPVTGGMIDYPSWTWLPRVQLCVCCDRLGEYEEAYHHNEIGLSYIPTHASMLHNKSYLEKVMSKKQE from the coding sequence ATGATTACGATCAGTTTGTGTATGATTGTGAAAAACGAAGAAGAAACATTAGAGCGTTGTCTAACATCTGTACAGAGCATCGCTGATGAGATTGTTATCGTAGATACCGGATCTACGGATAGAACCAAAGAGATTGCGGCACGTTTTACGGACAAAATCGTTGATTTTGAGTGGATCGACGATTTCGGAGCTGCTCGGAACTATGCTTTCAGCCAAGCCGAGAAGGAGTACATTTTATGGTTGGATGCCGATGATATTTTTGAAGAGAAAGATCGAGCAAAATTGATCGAATTGAAAAAAACGTTGGATCCTTCTATTGATACGGTCATGATGCCCTATCATCTCACTTTTGATCAGTTGGGCAATCCTGCCTTTAGCATGCGACGTAACCGGTTAGTGCGGAGAGATCGCGGTTTCGTTTGGATCGGTGCGGTCCATGAGTATTTAGAGGTGAGCGGGAAAAGCTTATTCAGCGATGTTGCTGTTACACATAAAAAAGATAGAGTCTACACCGATCGAAACTTACGTATTTATCAAAAAAGATCTCAGTCAGGTGAAACGTTCTCCACACGTGATCTATATTATTATGCGAACGAGCTTTATGATCACACATATATTGAAGAAGCGATCTTGATCTATGAGAAATTTTGGAACACAAATTTAGGATGGGTAGAGGATCGAATTGCTTCATGCCTTAAACTAGCTGATTGTTATTCGAGAATGGGAGAGCGTGAGAACCAACTCAGTGTGTTATTCCGTTCCTTTGCACTGGATAACCCCAGAGCAGAAATATGCTGTCGTTTGGGTGCTTTTTTTATGGACTGCAAACGCTGGAAACAGGCGAAATATTGGTACCTGGCAGCTGCAACTCTAGGGGAGCCTCCAGTAACTGGAGGGATGATAGATTATCCTTCATGGACATGGCTTCCCCGTGTGCAGCTTTGCGTATGCTGTGACCGATTGGGTGAATACGAGGAAGCTTATCATCATAACGAAATCGGGCTGTCCTACATTCCAACACATGCTAGCATGCTGCATAATAAATCGTACCTGGAAAAAGTGATGTCGAAGAAGCAGGAATAA
- a CDS encoding glycosyltransferase family 2 protein, translating to MDRGKLTLSMIVKNESGRFLHEALQRHKKFIDEAVIIDDGSTDNTAEICLEALAGIPVRVIRNECSKFHDEVTLRKQQWDETVLTSPQWIMNLDADEMFEESFDKLQVDELISQTDHDVFYFRLYDMWSSTHYRDDAYWQAHHFYRPFLVRYRPDIPYVWRETPQHCGRFPLSIGHFTYQCHPARIQHFGWSREEDRAAKYKRYQLLDPDARYGWKEQYESILDESPPLVKWEE from the coding sequence TTGGATCGGGGAAAATTAACATTGTCGATGATTGTGAAAAATGAATCAGGCCGTTTTTTGCACGAGGCTTTACAGAGGCATAAGAAATTCATTGATGAAGCAGTTATTATTGATGATGGAAGTACCGACAATACAGCGGAAATTTGCCTTGAAGCATTGGCAGGTATACCCGTACGTGTAATTCGTAATGAGTGTTCTAAATTCCATGATGAAGTGACATTAAGAAAGCAACAGTGGGATGAAACGGTATTAACCTCACCGCAATGGATAATGAATCTGGATGCAGACGAGATGTTTGAAGAAAGCTTCGATAAGCTGCAAGTTGATGAATTGATAAGCCAAACCGATCATGACGTCTTTTACTTCCGTTTATATGATATGTGGAGCAGTACGCATTACAGAGATGATGCTTATTGGCAAGCACATCATTTTTACCGCCCGTTTCTTGTGCGTTATCGTCCCGATATCCCCTATGTGTGGCGTGAAACACCGCAGCATTGCGGTCGATTTCCATTATCCATAGGACACTTTACGTACCAATGCCATCCAGCTCGTATTCAACATTTTGGATGGTCACGTGAAGAAGATCGAGCTGCAAAATATAAGCGATATCAATTGTTAGATCCGGATGCGCGCTATGGTTGGAAGGAGCAATATGAATCCATTTTGGATGAATCTCCACCTTTAGTAAAGTGGGAGGAGTGA